The following are encoded together in the Gordonia insulae genome:
- a CDS encoding DUF202 domain-containing protein, whose amino-acid sequence MRSAVRRDPGLQPERTLLAWRRTTLTAGGVLLLSGRALMLEHTVMRGATVVLCGVVVAALCGGMAVRRRRYRADPGCGKQMPAKLLVAIVLAIACAGVSMAVG is encoded by the coding sequence GTGAGGTCGGCTGTGCGGCGCGATCCGGGGCTGCAGCCCGAACGCACGCTGCTGGCCTGGCGTCGAACGACGTTGACCGCCGGCGGGGTCCTGTTGCTGTCCGGTCGTGCGCTCATGCTGGAGCACACAGTGATGCGCGGTGCAACGGTCGTCCTGTGCGGCGTCGTCGTGGCAGCGCTGTGCGGTGGAATGGCAGTGCGCCGTCGGCGCTATCGAGCAGACCCGGGATGCGGAAAGCAGATGCCCGCCAAGCTGTTGGTCGCGATCGTGCTCGCGATCGCTTGTGCGGGTGTGTCGATGGCGGTGGGCTAG
- a CDS encoding aldehyde dehydrogenase family protein: MKSEHFSDLYINGTWVASAGTGTIDVVNPADESVLAAVPDGTPADVDAAVSAARGALSAWSSTAPDKRAAYLRAIAQGIEDRAEELIRTISDEMGTPHSFAAELQLPLPVNSFRQAADLGEKYAYERPEGPSRIVREPIGVVGAITPWNYPLHQLAGKVAFALAAGNTVVVKPSEVAPLNAVILAEIIDAAGLPDGVFNLISGRGPTVGEALVAHPDVDMISFTGSTPAGRRVGELAAQTVKRVALELGGKSPNIMLDDADPAEVVPHAVQWAFLNSGQTCSALTRLLVPRSKIGEVESIARHVAESFTVGAPDAEDTVLGPLVSEAQLTRVRGYIEKGVAEGAKLVTGGVEPIAELPVGYYVRPTVFSEVTTDMSIHREEIFGPVLSVIPYDTEDDAVRIANDTEYGLAASVWSGDTHRARAVARRIRAGQIAINGADFNPNAPFGGHKQSGNGREFGIHGLEEFLEVKAIQG; the protein is encoded by the coding sequence ATGAAATCAGAACATTTCAGCGATCTCTACATCAACGGCACGTGGGTTGCCTCGGCGGGCACCGGCACCATCGACGTCGTCAACCCGGCGGACGAGAGCGTTCTCGCCGCCGTGCCCGACGGAACCCCGGCAGACGTCGACGCAGCCGTGAGCGCGGCCCGCGGTGCACTCTCGGCGTGGTCGAGCACCGCACCCGACAAGCGCGCAGCGTACCTGCGTGCCATCGCCCAAGGGATCGAGGATCGCGCCGAGGAGCTCATCCGGACGATCTCCGACGAGATGGGAACGCCGCACAGCTTTGCTGCAGAACTGCAGCTCCCGTTACCTGTCAACAGCTTTCGGCAGGCCGCAGACCTCGGAGAGAAGTACGCATACGAGCGGCCGGAGGGTCCGTCGCGGATCGTGCGCGAGCCCATCGGCGTCGTAGGGGCCATCACTCCGTGGAACTATCCACTGCACCAGCTCGCCGGCAAGGTGGCGTTCGCCCTGGCCGCGGGTAACACCGTGGTCGTGAAACCCAGTGAGGTTGCCCCGCTCAACGCGGTGATCCTCGCCGAGATCATCGACGCCGCGGGCCTGCCCGACGGTGTGTTCAACCTGATCAGCGGACGGGGACCCACCGTCGGCGAGGCGCTGGTGGCCCATCCCGACGTCGACATGATCTCGTTCACCGGCTCCACACCCGCCGGAAGGCGCGTCGGAGAACTCGCCGCCCAGACCGTCAAGCGGGTGGCCCTGGAACTCGGCGGCAAGAGCCCGAACATCATGCTCGACGACGCGGACCCTGCCGAGGTCGTTCCGCACGCTGTGCAGTGGGCATTTCTCAATTCCGGTCAGACCTGCTCAGCCTTGACGCGGTTGCTGGTGCCCCGCAGCAAGATCGGTGAGGTCGAGAGCATCGCCAGGCATGTGGCCGAATCATTCACCGTCGGCGCACCAGACGCTGAGGACACCGTGCTCGGTCCGCTGGTGTCCGAGGCGCAGTTGACGCGGGTGCGCGGTTACATCGAGAAGGGAGTCGCGGAGGGCGCCAAGCTGGTCACCGGTGGCGTCGAGCCTATCGCCGAACTGCCTGTCGGCTACTACGTCCGGCCGACGGTCTTCTCCGAGGTCACCACCGACATGTCGATTCATCGTGAGGAGATCTTCGGACCCGTGCTGTCGGTCATCCCGTATGACACCGAGGACGACGCGGTCCGCATCGCCAACGACACCGAATACGGGCTCGCAGCGTCGGTGTGGTCGGGCGACACTCACCGTGCCCGGGCCGTCGCCCGCCGCATCCGTGCGGGCCAGATCGCGATCAACGGCGCCGACTTCAACCCGAACGCGCCGTTCGGTGGACACAAGCAGTCGGGCAACGGACGCGAGTTCGGCATCCACGGGCTGGAAGAGTTTCTGGAGGTGAAGGCGATCCAGGGGTGA
- a CDS encoding PIN domain nuclease gives MAVTNSWLIDKSALVRLAGSPDAREWALRIERGLVCIATMTRLEVGYSARNAHDARTALRSSPLSAMPVEYVTPAIEDRALEVQLQLAEQGHHRAPSIPDLMIAATAELAGHCVLHVDKDFEHIAGVTGQPIERLST, from the coding sequence GTGGCAGTGACGAACTCGTGGCTGATCGATAAGTCGGCACTGGTTCGTCTTGCCGGCAGTCCGGACGCCCGTGAGTGGGCGCTACGAATTGAACGGGGGCTTGTCTGCATCGCGACGATGACCCGACTCGAGGTTGGCTACTCAGCCAGGAATGCGCACGATGCACGGACAGCTCTGCGGAGCTCCCCGCTATCGGCGATGCCCGTGGAATACGTCACGCCAGCGATCGAAGATAGAGCGCTAGAGGTCCAACTCCAGTTGGCCGAGCAGGGACACCATCGCGCGCCCTCGATACCAGACTTGATGATCGCGGCCACCGCAGAATTGGCCGGTCATTGTGTCCTGCACGTAGACAAGGATTTTGAGCATATTGCCGGGGTGACCGGCCAGCCCATCGAACGATTGTCGACGTGA
- a CDS encoding MFS transporter, with protein sequence MDQPITQQRGEPTAIAPAPAPARARRTGLRGARLPAPVVGGTRAWMITAMLMVLMMINFADKAVLGLSATSIRAEFGISAQQYGTISSAFFLLFSVAALVVGHLSDRFSTSKVLLVLALIWSVSMLPVIGPAGFTVLLVSRIVLGAAEGPAFGVAQHALHKWFEDADRSIPTALLTIATSVGIIVGAPALSWMIVNHGWRSAFVLVAVIGLVWSALWVVIGREGPVDVHSVAARPELTRPIDRVHVPLWQILTSRTWLGCALSSFAAYWSVSLLIAWLPAFLTDDLGYSKTETGFIATLPWIVAVITLLAQGLVVQRLMHRGVSSRWARGVLPGIILLTSGICTLAFVYLPHSGFTIVLVALGLGLSGAVFAAATTVCGEIAPIGQRGVVLGAFVAVYSLAGVIAPFVAGVLVGAAESATDSGYTAVFGITGLIVICGGVLAVTMIRPERDKARLTAAGAATN encoded by the coding sequence ATGGATCAACCGATCACTCAGCAACGCGGTGAGCCGACGGCGATAGCACCGGCGCCTGCGCCGGCGCGGGCGCGTCGAACCGGTCTTCGTGGTGCGCGGTTACCCGCGCCCGTCGTCGGGGGCACTCGCGCCTGGATGATCACCGCGATGTTGATGGTGTTGATGATGATCAACTTCGCGGACAAGGCAGTGCTGGGATTGTCCGCGACCAGCATTCGCGCCGAGTTCGGCATCTCTGCCCAGCAATACGGCACCATCTCGAGCGCGTTCTTCCTCTTGTTCAGCGTCGCAGCGCTCGTCGTCGGCCATCTCTCCGACCGATTCAGCACCAGCAAGGTGCTGCTCGTCCTCGCGCTGATCTGGTCCGTCTCGATGTTGCCGGTCATCGGGCCTGCCGGTTTCACCGTCCTGTTGGTGTCGCGAATCGTGTTGGGCGCGGCCGAGGGTCCCGCGTTCGGCGTTGCCCAGCACGCGCTGCACAAGTGGTTCGAGGACGCCGATCGCAGTATCCCGACGGCATTGCTCACCATCGCGACTTCGGTCGGGATCATCGTCGGCGCACCCGCGCTGTCGTGGATGATCGTCAACCACGGCTGGCGGTCGGCCTTCGTCCTCGTCGCCGTCATCGGGTTGGTGTGGAGTGCCCTGTGGGTTGTCATCGGTCGCGAGGGCCCCGTCGATGTCCACAGCGTCGCGGCCCGGCCGGAGCTCACCCGTCCCATCGATCGGGTTCACGTCCCGCTATGGCAGATCCTGACCTCACGGACCTGGCTCGGATGTGCGCTGAGTTCCTTCGCCGCGTACTGGTCGGTATCCCTGCTTATCGCCTGGCTGCCCGCCTTCCTGACCGATGATCTCGGCTACAGCAAGACCGAGACCGGATTCATCGCAACCCTGCCGTGGATCGTCGCGGTGATCACCCTTCTGGCCCAGGGCCTGGTGGTCCAGCGCCTGATGCACAGGGGCGTGTCGAGTCGCTGGGCACGGGGAGTCCTGCCCGGCATCATCCTGCTCACGTCGGGCATCTGCACCCTGGCATTTGTGTACCTGCCGCACAGCGGATTCACCATCGTCCTGGTGGCGCTGGGACTGGGTTTGTCCGGCGCCGTGTTCGCAGCCGCGACCACTGTCTGCGGCGAGATCGCGCCGATCGGCCAGCGCGGGGTGGTGCTGGGAGCCTTCGTGGCGGTGTACAGCCTGGCCGGGGTGATCGCACCATTCGTCGCCGGTGTGCTCGTCGGTGCGGCCGAGAGCGCCACCGACTCGGGCTACACAGCAGTCTTCGGCATCACCGGGCTCATCGTGATCTGCGGTGGCGTATTGGCGGTGACGATGATCCGCCCCGAACGCGACAAGGCCCGCCTGACCGCCGCCGGTGCAGCAACGAACTGA
- a CDS encoding NDMA-dependent alcohol dehydrogenase: protein METKAAVLRGIDEEWQIETVELADPVPGEVQVRLVASGMCHSDHHLRTGASPAPLPIVGGHEGAGVVTKVGAGVTGFAEGDHVVTAFIPACGTCRPCSSGLQNLCDEGARLLTGQAIADDGFRVTANGQPLGQMCLLGTFSPYITVHQASVVKIEKDIPLESAALLGCGVATGWGSATVAGGTTVGDSVVVVGCGGVGINAVQGAAAAGARHVIAVDPVAFKRDKAIEFGATHAFESMEEALEPVRELTWGTLADVTVITVGELEGDMIAPAMALTAKGGNVVVTGMGHFEDVAVTLSLFELTLLQKRLQGAIFGGTGPRTQIPALLNEYRSGALKLDELVTTTYKLEEINQGYADMLAGKNLRGVIRYTDADY, encoded by the coding sequence ATGGAAACCAAGGCCGCAGTTCTGCGTGGCATCGACGAGGAATGGCAGATCGAGACGGTGGAACTGGCCGATCCGGTGCCCGGTGAGGTGCAGGTCCGCCTCGTTGCGAGCGGCATGTGCCACTCGGATCATCACCTGCGCACGGGTGCCAGCCCCGCACCGCTGCCCATCGTCGGTGGCCACGAGGGAGCCGGCGTCGTCACCAAGGTGGGCGCAGGCGTCACCGGATTCGCCGAGGGCGACCATGTGGTGACCGCGTTCATCCCGGCCTGTGGCACGTGCCGGCCGTGTTCGAGCGGCTTGCAGAACCTTTGCGACGAAGGTGCGCGGCTGCTGACCGGACAGGCGATCGCCGACGACGGATTCCGGGTCACCGCGAATGGACAGCCACTCGGCCAGATGTGTCTGTTGGGCACGTTCTCGCCGTACATCACCGTGCACCAGGCGTCGGTCGTGAAGATCGAGAAGGACATCCCGCTGGAGTCGGCTGCACTGCTGGGCTGCGGTGTCGCGACCGGATGGGGATCAGCCACCGTCGCGGGTGGGACAACAGTTGGCGACTCGGTTGTCGTCGTCGGCTGCGGCGGCGTCGGGATCAACGCGGTCCAAGGTGCTGCCGCCGCCGGCGCCCGCCACGTCATCGCCGTCGATCCGGTTGCCTTCAAGCGGGACAAAGCAATCGAATTCGGCGCCACCCACGCGTTCGAGTCCATGGAGGAGGCGCTGGAACCGGTCCGCGAACTCACCTGGGGGACACTCGCCGACGTCACCGTCATCACCGTCGGTGAGCTGGAGGGCGACATGATCGCACCCGCAATGGCGCTGACCGCCAAGGGTGGGAACGTTGTGGTGACAGGCATGGGACATTTCGAGGACGTCGCGGTCACACTGAGTCTGTTCGAACTCACCCTTCTGCAGAAGCGCCTGCAAGGAGCGATCTTCGGTGGAACAGGTCCGCGCACCCAGATACCGGCATTGCTCAACGAATACCGCAGCGGTGCACTCAAACTGGATGAACTCGTCACGACGACGTACAAGCTCGAAGAGATCAACCAAGGGTATGCCGACATGCTCGCCGGCAAGAATCTCCGCGGTGTCATCCGGTACACGGATGCCGACTACTGA
- a CDS encoding alpha/beta fold hydrolase, giving the protein MSTQMSTRTLHVNGIDLAITEQGDGDPVILCHGFPGLGYSWRHQLPAIAGAGWHAIAPDMRGYGRSSRPTDVGAYDRATTVADMEGLLDALNVERAVFAGHDFGAHLVWDLARWIPERVAGLIQLSVPLTPRAPMRPNEISAFLARDHFFHMHYFQQPGVADEELDTNVDEFLRRVFWALSDTDRYLTCWEHPAVDNGYLDVLPPAPPLPWEWFSVDEFHYYVDEFTRTGFTGGLNWYRAADLVWEQNAELHDKLVLAPTVFIAGDRDPVLAMMGRDPLAAMASLVPDLRNVELIPGAGHFVQMQEPDRVNAKMVEFLESL; this is encoded by the coding sequence CGACGAGAACGCTGCACGTTAACGGCATCGACCTGGCTATCACCGAGCAAGGCGACGGCGATCCGGTCATCCTCTGTCACGGCTTCCCCGGACTCGGCTACTCCTGGCGACACCAGCTCCCGGCGATCGCCGGCGCCGGGTGGCACGCCATCGCCCCCGACATGCGCGGCTACGGCCGCAGCAGCCGACCGACCGACGTCGGCGCCTACGACCGCGCGACCACCGTCGCGGATATGGAAGGACTGCTCGACGCGCTGAACGTCGAGCGTGCAGTGTTCGCCGGACACGACTTCGGCGCCCATCTGGTGTGGGATCTGGCTCGTTGGATTCCCGAGCGCGTCGCCGGGCTGATCCAGCTGAGTGTTCCTCTGACACCACGAGCACCGATGCGGCCCAACGAGATCTCCGCATTCCTCGCCCGCGACCACTTCTTCCACATGCATTACTTCCAGCAACCCGGTGTCGCCGATGAAGAGCTCGACACCAACGTCGATGAGTTCCTCCGACGGGTGTTCTGGGCCTTGAGCGACACCGACCGCTACCTGACCTGCTGGGAGCATCCCGCCGTCGACAACGGCTACCTCGATGTGCTGCCACCGGCTCCGCCACTCCCGTGGGAGTGGTTTTCGGTCGACGAATTCCACTACTACGTAGACGAATTCACGCGAACCGGATTCACCGGTGGACTCAACTGGTACCGCGCCGCCGACCTCGTGTGGGAACAGAATGCCGAGCTGCACGACAAACTGGTCCTCGCGCCGACCGTTTTCATCGCGGGCGACCGCGACCCGGTTCTCGCGATGATGGGCCGTGATCCGCTCGCCGCCATGGCCTCGCTCGTCCCCGATTTACGCAACGTCGAGCTCATTCCGGGAGCTGGTCATTTTGTGCAGATGCAGGAGCCGGATCGGGTGAATGCGAAGATGGTGGAGTTTCTTGAGAGTCTATGA
- the vapB gene encoding type II toxin-antitoxin system VapB family antitoxin translates to MSDILIRGVPDDVVAAIDARAARLGLSRTQYLRRRLALDAGAESTSVTVEDLQSFADTFSALADDHLMSQAWQ, encoded by the coding sequence GTGAGCGATATCCTGATTCGAGGCGTCCCCGATGACGTGGTGGCCGCAATCGATGCGCGCGCCGCGCGGTTGGGTCTTTCGCGGACCCAGTACCTGCGCCGTCGGCTTGCTCTCGATGCTGGTGCCGAGTCGACCTCCGTGACCGTCGAAGACCTGCAGTCGTTTGCCGACACGTTCTCCGCGCTCGCCGACGATCACCTGATGTCGCAAGCGTGGCAGTGA
- a CDS encoding YidH family protein, protein MDRRDRTSSAAEETETEGVIAVIDQEPDYRFTLANERTFLAWVRTALALLAAGVAAGELIGDTGEFHHEVLAVACVVVATVLSLGAFYRWRRVQMAMRRDDPLPPAAIVQVTVGGLCAIALACLVIVIA, encoded by the coding sequence GTGGATCGGAGGGACCGTACGTCGAGCGCCGCGGAGGAGACAGAGACGGAAGGGGTGATAGCGGTGATCGATCAGGAACCCGACTACCGCTTCACCCTGGCCAACGAACGCACCTTCCTCGCGTGGGTCCGCACGGCGCTGGCCTTGCTGGCCGCAGGTGTCGCGGCAGGTGAATTGATCGGCGACACAGGCGAATTCCACCACGAGGTGCTCGCGGTGGCGTGTGTGGTGGTAGCCACCGTACTGTCGCTCGGCGCGTTTTATCGATGGCGACGTGTGCAGATGGCGATGCGTCGCGACGATCCGCTACCGCCGGCCGCCATCGTGCAGGTCACGGTCGGCGGTCTGTGCGCGATCGCGCTGGCCTGCCTGGTGATCGTGATCGCGTGA
- a CDS encoding PucR family transcriptional regulator, translating to MAALSTAAPPPRTGELLKRVQTRVSELVRQSALDDTDMLRSLPPEIRQTELPSVTRRNLSVILRAVAENAGPRDEDLRPAREIAVQRADEGVPLSLVIRNWQRGFRRLWDEATAVALADETAEVEYLGTALLSLFGTYTATLVEAYEQEQVVLGSEKSGAGHLVARMVLDGQDARPYADRFQIELVAQYSVLALDIAPMPEEAVDDTTGRLVAGRRKMRKILELADFRRSRALITTLGPAGGHILLPIDTDEDTSPYDTACDLVGRIRSAVGVPLRAGIVESVPIAEIPSAGQLASEVLRLSAMRDGDGAVYRLADVALDYQLTRPSPARAPLADVLEPIQPFPELIEFLECYLRCDMDRGRTARALAVHPNTINNRLHRVASLTGVNPGGFEGVMIFGAALAVTRYQ from the coding sequence GTGGCAGCACTCTCGACCGCTGCGCCACCGCCGCGAACCGGCGAGCTCCTCAAACGGGTGCAGACCCGCGTCTCCGAACTCGTGCGGCAATCCGCGCTGGACGACACCGACATGCTGCGCTCCCTGCCACCCGAGATCCGGCAGACCGAGCTGCCTTCGGTGACACGACGGAATCTGTCCGTCATCCTCCGGGCCGTAGCCGAGAACGCCGGCCCTCGTGACGAAGATCTGCGGCCTGCACGCGAGATCGCGGTGCAGCGGGCTGACGAGGGCGTCCCACTCTCGCTGGTCATCCGAAACTGGCAGCGCGGTTTTCGACGGCTCTGGGATGAGGCGACCGCTGTGGCGCTCGCCGACGAGACCGCCGAGGTCGAGTATCTGGGCACGGCACTGCTGTCCCTGTTCGGGACGTATACGGCGACGCTCGTCGAGGCGTACGAACAAGAACAGGTCGTTCTCGGCAGCGAGAAGAGCGGCGCCGGACATCTGGTTGCACGCATGGTGCTCGACGGTCAGGATGCCCGTCCGTACGCGGATCGCTTTCAGATCGAGCTCGTCGCGCAGTACAGCGTCCTGGCGCTCGACATCGCACCAATGCCGGAGGAAGCCGTCGACGACACGACCGGTCGCCTTGTCGCCGGTCGGCGGAAGATGCGAAAGATTCTCGAGCTGGCTGATTTTCGCCGCTCCCGTGCGCTGATCACTACGCTCGGCCCCGCCGGCGGTCACATCCTCCTGCCGATCGACACGGACGAGGACACATCGCCCTACGACACCGCATGTGATCTGGTCGGTCGAATCCGCTCGGCCGTCGGGGTTCCACTTCGGGCCGGTATCGTCGAGTCCGTACCCATCGCGGAGATTCCGTCTGCCGGACAACTGGCGTCAGAAGTGTTGCGACTGTCCGCGATGCGTGACGGCGACGGGGCCGTTTACCGCCTCGCCGATGTCGCGCTCGACTACCAGCTGACCAGGCCAAGCCCCGCTCGCGCACCCCTCGCCGACGTCCTCGAACCGATCCAGCCGTTTCCTGAGTTGATCGAGTTCCTCGAGTGCTATCTACGCTGCGACATGGACCGTGGCCGAACCGCCAGAGCGCTTGCAGTGCACCCCAATACGATCAATAATCGACTGCACCGGGTTGCCTCGTTGACAGGGGTCAACCCCGGCGGCTTCGAGGGGGTGATGATCTTCGGCGCCGCATTGGCCGTGACTCGGTATCAATAG
- a CDS encoding alkyl/aryl-sulfatase: protein MRSIAKPATQHTITANAKVVDQLPFQDRQAYADARQGFIGTIDPLVITDDSGRVVWDLEQYAFLQDESPTTVNPSLWRISQLHMAHGLFKVTDRIHQIRGFDISNMTVIEGESGYIIVDPLTSVECARAAIELVYDHLGERPIRAIIYTHSHADHFGGVKALIDEDDIHPGGVRVVAPSGFMEHTVSENVYAGNAMYRRAQYMYGQNLSVDPTGMVSTGLGIALSQGQISLIEPTDLISDSGQELVLDGVRIEFQFTPDSEAPAEMHFYIPEMRALCMAENVSHHMHNLYTPRGAQIRDAAAWSRYIDEAMRRYGHKSDVMFICHQWPVWGTDSIRDFLTEQRDLYRYIHDETLRLAAHGHTMVEIAEMIEFPEGLATTWTARGYYGSLNHNAKAVYQRYLGFFDGNPANLHPHPPVESARRYVDFMGGAEVILAKARRSFDDGDYRWVAQVVNHVVFADPDNTSARELQADALEQLGYQAESAPWRNFYLTGAQDLREGVRTDEATLGTSDVLSAMTTDMLFDYLAIRLNGPKASGRNFTVLVHVTDTGETRLAELIHGVLICTPVDGHADADTSVRLDKPTLTGLALGAATLTDAVSAGAVDLSGDDELVYDLFTLFDTFSRSFDIVTP, encoded by the coding sequence GTGCGCAGCATCGCAAAACCAGCCACCCAACACACCATCACGGCCAACGCGAAGGTCGTTGATCAACTGCCCTTCCAGGATCGGCAGGCCTACGCCGACGCGCGACAGGGATTCATCGGCACGATCGACCCGTTGGTGATCACTGACGACTCCGGCCGGGTGGTGTGGGACCTCGAACAGTACGCATTTCTCCAGGACGAATCGCCGACGACGGTCAACCCCAGCCTCTGGCGAATCTCGCAACTCCACATGGCACACGGCTTGTTCAAGGTGACCGACCGGATCCACCAGATCCGAGGATTCGACATCTCCAACATGACCGTCATCGAGGGCGAGAGCGGCTACATCATCGTCGACCCCCTCACCTCCGTCGAATGCGCTCGAGCTGCAATCGAATTGGTGTACGACCATCTGGGGGAGCGACCGATCCGTGCGATCATCTACACCCACAGCCATGCCGACCATTTCGGTGGGGTCAAGGCTCTCATCGACGAGGACGACATCCACCCTGGCGGTGTTCGGGTGGTGGCACCCTCCGGGTTCATGGAACACACGGTGAGCGAGAACGTGTACGCAGGCAACGCCATGTACCGGCGCGCCCAGTACATGTATGGGCAGAATCTGTCCGTCGACCCGACCGGGATGGTCTCCACGGGACTGGGAATCGCATTGTCACAGGGTCAGATCAGCTTGATCGAGCCCACGGATCTGATCTCCGACAGCGGGCAAGAGCTCGTCCTCGACGGTGTCCGTATCGAGTTCCAGTTCACACCGGACTCCGAGGCGCCGGCCGAGATGCACTTCTACATTCCCGAAATGCGGGCATTGTGCATGGCCGAGAACGTGTCTCACCACATGCACAATCTGTACACACCGCGTGGAGCGCAGATCCGCGACGCGGCGGCGTGGAGTCGATACATCGACGAGGCGATGCGGCGTTACGGACACAAGTCTGATGTGATGTTCATCTGCCATCAGTGGCCGGTGTGGGGGACCGACTCGATCCGAGACTTCCTGACCGAGCAGCGCGACCTCTACCGCTACATCCACGACGAGACCCTCAGACTCGCCGCACATGGGCACACGATGGTCGAGATCGCCGAGATGATCGAGTTCCCTGAAGGACTCGCCACCACGTGGACGGCCCGCGGGTATTACGGAAGCCTCAACCACAACGCCAAGGCGGTCTACCAGAGGTATCTCGGCTTCTTCGACGGCAACCCGGCGAATCTGCACCCCCATCCGCCGGTCGAGTCTGCTCGCCGCTACGTCGACTTCATGGGTGGTGCGGAGGTGATTCTCGCCAAGGCGCGCAGGTCGTTCGACGACGGTGACTACCGCTGGGTCGCGCAGGTCGTGAACCACGTTGTGTTCGCCGATCCGGACAACACCTCGGCGCGCGAACTGCAGGCCGACGCATTGGAGCAGCTCGGCTATCAAGCTGAGTCGGCGCCATGGCGAAACTTCTACCTCACCGGAGCACAGGATCTTCGGGAGGGAGTGCGCACAGACGAGGCCACGCTCGGCACGTCCGACGTCCTGTCGGCAATGACCACCGACATGCTGTTCGACTACCTGGCCATTCGGCTCAACGGTCCCAAGGCGAGCGGACGCAACTTCACAGTGCTCGTGCATGTCACCGACACCGGCGAGACGCGACTTGCCGAACTGATACACGGAGTTCTCATCTGCACGCCGGTGGATGGCCACGCCGACGCCGACACCTCCGTGCGCCTCGACAAGCCGACACTGACCGGGTTGGCGCTGGGAGCGGCCACGCTCACCGACGCGGTGAGCGCGGGCGCGGTTGATCTGTCCGGGGACGACGAACTCGTGTACGACCTCTTCACCCTGTTCGACACCTTCAGCCGGAGTTTCGACATCGTCACACCGTGA
- a CDS encoding SGNH/GDSL hydrolase family protein, producing the protein MSPLSTAPASASRPARRSPRDHGLLPILCILTTLLLAGCAPSPGPDLSPTNGSPVLYVLGDSYATGFTHGEDNAYPEVIEDRTCWDVEVDGEDGTGYVNSGSRKNGQSTYPERVPRAASAHPRIVLIQGSDNDIRYPPEQITRAAERTYDEVRTALPDARLVAVGPVQVPAIPLPQLERVRDALERATAAKDVQFIDPIALNWMSDPRLFESDGAHPTLRGHRHLASDIIRQLWVGGSPTECISTSPSRR; encoded by the coding sequence ATGAGTCCGCTGTCGACCGCTCCCGCGAGCGCGTCGAGGCCTGCCCGCCGGTCCCCGCGAGACCACGGGCTCCTCCCAATTCTGTGCATCCTCACCACGCTGCTCCTGGCCGGCTGTGCGCCGTCGCCCGGCCCAGACTTATCACCGACGAACGGTTCGCCCGTCCTCTACGTCCTCGGCGACTCCTACGCCACAGGCTTCACCCACGGCGAGGACAACGCCTATCCCGAGGTCATCGAAGACCGCACGTGCTGGGACGTGGAGGTCGACGGTGAGGACGGCACCGGGTACGTCAATTCCGGCTCGCGCAAGAACGGACAGTCGACCTACCCCGAACGAGTGCCGCGCGCAGCCAGCGCGCATCCCCGCATTGTCCTGATCCAGGGCAGCGACAACGACATTCGATACCCACCCGAACAGATCACGCGCGCAGCCGAACGCACCTACGACGAAGTACGCACTGCCCTCCCGGACGCCCGCCTGGTTGCGGTCGGGCCGGTCCAGGTTCCGGCGATTCCGCTGCCTCAGCTCGAACGAGTACGCGACGCGCTGGAGCGGGCGACGGCGGCGAAGGATGTCCAATTCATCGACCCCATCGCACTGAACTGGATGTCAGACCCGCGGCTGTTCGAGTCCGACGGCGCGCACCCGACCCTGCGCGGACATCGACACCTCGCATCGGACATCATCCGACAACTGTGGGTTGGTGGCTCGCCGACGGAGTGCATTTCGACAAGTCCATCTCGCCGCTGA